One stretch of Armigeres subalbatus isolate Guangzhou_Male chromosome 2, GZ_Asu_2, whole genome shotgun sequence DNA includes these proteins:
- the LOC134213913 gene encoding inositol polyphosphate 1-phosphatase, giving the protein MSATQLLQELIKASEKAANIARVCRKDEHLFGLLIQEKPKDESNSRFEHDFKTLADCLIQETVKYDIGKLFPELRANIRGEENPNFTNACGDSVVISVSDDRNETTENLQKVLNGDKTAALRLVEEVYREIDLDYDKLQIPSESVSLDHEISELGIWIDPIDATAEYIQAKEKYSKFQNIMASGLKCVTVLIGVFETVQGNPIIGVVNQPFADEPETNEFEGKVYWGLTIGDLKYNNIVSIETEDRIAVLSPTEQSKYVEFLKKQLKYDIVYSSGAGYKILKVCTGEAELFLLSRANTYKWDTCAPQAILRSLDGELFDLQDTLVNKSLKKISYRDTKITRNTGGLIAYRNIEKFKDFLKM; this is encoded by the exons ATGTCAGCCACCCAACTACTTCAGGAATTGATAAAAGCATCTGAAAAAGCGGCAAACATAGCCAGGGTTTGTCGCAAAGATGAACACTTATTTGGATTACTTATACAAGAAAAACCTAAAGATGAGTCAAATTCAAGATTTGAACATGACTTTAAAACCTTGGCTGATTGTTTGATCCAGGAAACTGTTAAATATGACATCGGAAAACTG ttTCCAGAACTTCGAGCAAACATTCGAGGAGAAGAGAATCCTAATTTTACTAATGCTTGCGGAGATTCTGTTGTTATTTCAGTTTCAGATGATAGAAATGAAACTACGGAAAATCTTCAGAAG GTTTTGAATGGTGACAAAACCGCTGCTTTACGTCTGGTCGAGGAGGTGTATCGAGAAATCGATTTGGATTATGACAAGTTGCAAATTCCTAGTGAATCCGTGTCACTTGACCATGAGATTTCTGAATTGGGAATTTGGATTGACCCAATTGATGCCACGGCAGAATATATTCAAGCgaaagaaaaatattcaaaatttcaaaatatcatgGCGTCAGGACTGAAGTGTGTGACTGTTCTTATTGGCGTATTTGAGACTGTACAAGGCAATCCAATTATTGGCGTTGTGAATCAACCCTTTGCCGATGAACCAGAAACGAACGAATTTGAGGGGAAAGTATACTGGGGTCTTACAATTGGTGATTTGAAATACAACAATATCGTATCTATCGAAACTGAAGACAGAATAGCTGTTTTATCTCCTACAGAACAATCAAAATACGTAGAGTTTCTTAAGAAACAATTAAAATACGATATTGTATACTCATCTGGTGCTGGTTATAAAATATTGAAAGTTTGCACTGGAGAAGCAGAGCTGTTTTTGCTAAGCCGAGCTAACACTTACAAGTGGGATACTTGCGCCCCTCAAGCGATTTTACGTTCGTTAGATGGAGAATTGTTTGATTTGCAAGATACACTCGTGAATAAATCTCTGAAGAAAATTTCATATCGTGATACCAAGATCACTCGTAATACAGGTGGTTTAATCGCATAtcgaaacatcgaaaaattcaaagattttctcaaaatgtaA